In Dolichospermum flos-aquae CCAP 1403/13F, the following proteins share a genomic window:
- the msrB gene encoding peptide-methionine (R)-S-oxide reductase MsrB has protein sequence MNKRHFLQISTVLIGTAFFSRYINWSSESMALSNPEFTVTKTEEEWKSILTPEQFRVLRKHGTEPSHTSPLDKQYEPGTYVCAGCGQALFTADTKFNSGTGWPSFFKPIEGAIATTTDRTFFMTRTEVHCSNCGGHLGHVFNDGPKPTGLRYCMNGVSLQFTPA, from the coding sequence ATGAACAAACGCCATTTTTTGCAAATCAGTACAGTTTTAATCGGTACAGCCTTTTTTTCCCGTTATATCAATTGGAGTTCAGAATCTATGGCACTTTCTAATCCAGAGTTTACAGTGACAAAAACAGAGGAAGAATGGAAGAGTATCCTCACACCAGAACAGTTTCGGGTATTGCGGAAACATGGTACAGAACCCTCCCATACCAGTCCCCTCGATAAGCAATATGAACCTGGTACTTATGTCTGCGCTGGGTGTGGACAGGCTTTGTTTACTGCTGATACTAAGTTTAATAGTGGTACTGGCTGGCCGAGCTTTTTTAAACCAATAGAGGGAGCGATCGCTACTACTACAGATAGAACATTTTTCATGACCCGAACTGAAGTCCATTGTAGTAATTGTGGTGGACATTTAGGCCATGTTTTTAATGATGGACCCAAACCAACTGGTCTCCGTTACTGTATGAACGGTGTATCTTTGCAGTTTACACCTGCGTAG
- a CDS encoding class II glutamine amidotransferase, with translation MCQLLGMNCNVPTDICFSFEGFSARGGKTDEHSDGWGIAFFEGKGCRIFLDAEASIASPIADFIRQYPIHSTHVIAHIRKATQGKIALENCHPFRRELWGRYWVFAHNGNLPDFNPENHGTFQPVGATDSEKAFCLILNTLRSHFPQEQPPVKELYQTLHEITKEIAAFGSFNYILSDGEHFFTYCSTKLCYIIRQAPFAAAHLIDEEMTVDFSELTTSKDRVAVIVTTPLTDNEVWTQIQPGELLIFQDGLPLKFA, from the coding sequence ATGTGCCAACTGCTAGGAATGAATTGCAACGTACCGACAGACATTTGCTTTTCCTTTGAAGGTTTTTCTGCCAGGGGAGGAAAAACAGATGAACATAGCGACGGTTGGGGAATTGCTTTTTTTGAAGGCAAAGGATGTCGGATTTTTCTAGACGCTGAAGCCTCTATCGCGTCACCAATTGCCGATTTTATCCGTCAGTATCCCATTCATTCTACTCATGTAATTGCCCATATCCGCAAAGCTACTCAAGGCAAAATAGCCTTGGAAAATTGTCATCCTTTCCGTCGGGAACTGTGGGGAAGATATTGGGTATTTGCTCATAATGGTAATTTACCAGATTTTAACCCAGAAAATCATGGGACTTTTCAACCTGTGGGCGCTACCGACAGCGAAAAAGCATTTTGCCTAATTCTTAATACTTTGCGATCGCATTTTCCTCAAGAACAACCACCGGTAAAGGAACTTTATCAGACATTACATGAAATTACCAAAGAAATAGCAGCCTTTGGATCTTTTAACTACATATTATCAGATGGTGAGCATTTTTTCACCTATTGCTCAACTAAACTTTGCTACATTATTAGACAAGCGCCTTTTGCTGCGGCTCATTTAATTGATGAAGAGATGACTGTAGATTTTAGTGAATTGACTACATCTAAAGATCGCGTGGCTGTGATTGTGACTACACCCCTAACTGATAACGAAGTTTGGACACAAATACAACCCGGAGAATTACTCATATTTCAGGATGGTTTACCCCTAAAATTTGCCTAA
- a CDS encoding sulfate ABC transporter substrate-binding protein, whose product MTDNSSNTAKFVPMTKPFFPALFLATGLSISTILPVFAGTAQKTQLISQSGKKVELTLVTYAVTKAAYSKIIPNFVAKWKREKGQDVEIKESYGGSGSQTRAVIDGLGADVVALALAGDITKIEQAGLIKPGWEKEAPNNAIVTRSVVALETRAGNPKKIKTWTDLVRPDVKLVTANPKTSGGAKWNFLALWGSVVKNGGNDAQALKFVTDVFKNVVVLPKDARESSDAFYKKGQGDVLINYENEVILAAQQGKTDTSYIIPPVNISIEGPVAVVDKNVDKHGNREVSEAFVKFLFTPEAQREFAKVGFRPVDPTVSKEVKSKFPYIARLYTVADLGGWSGVQKKFFADGAIFDKIQRGRR is encoded by the coding sequence ATGACAGATAATTCTTCCAACACCGCAAAATTTGTTCCCATGACAAAGCCGTTTTTTCCTGCTTTATTCTTAGCAACAGGTTTAAGTATAAGCACTATTTTGCCTGTATTTGCAGGTACAGCCCAGAAAACGCAACTAATTAGTCAAAGCGGTAAAAAAGTTGAACTTACCTTAGTTACTTACGCAGTCACCAAAGCGGCTTACTCAAAAATTATTCCCAATTTTGTGGCGAAATGGAAAAGAGAAAAAGGTCAAGATGTTGAAATTAAAGAAAGCTACGGTGGTTCTGGCTCGCAAACTCGCGCTGTCATTGACGGTTTAGGTGCAGATGTGGTAGCATTAGCATTGGCTGGAGATATTACAAAAATTGAACAAGCCGGTTTAATTAAACCAGGTTGGGAAAAAGAGGCTCCGAATAATGCAATTGTTACCCGTTCAGTAGTTGCCCTAGAAACTCGCGCTGGTAATCCGAAAAAGATCAAGACTTGGACTGATTTAGTAAGACCTGATGTAAAACTTGTTACTGCAAACCCTAAGACATCAGGTGGAGCTAAATGGAATTTTCTCGCTTTATGGGGTTCAGTAGTTAAGAATGGCGGAAATGATGCCCAGGCGTTAAAGTTTGTAACAGATGTGTTTAAAAATGTAGTTGTATTACCCAAAGATGCCAGAGAATCAAGTGATGCTTTTTACAAAAAAGGTCAGGGTGATGTATTAATAAACTATGAAAACGAAGTCATTTTAGCTGCACAGCAAGGCAAAACAGATACTTCTTACATAATTCCTCCAGTAAATATTTCGATAGAGGGACCTGTTGCAGTTGTGGATAAAAATGTTGATAAGCATGGAAATCGTGAGGTTTCTGAAGCTTTTGTCAAGTTCCTTTTCACTCCAGAAGCACAACGTGAATTTGCTAAAGTTGGTTTTCGTCCAGTTGACCCAACTGTGTCTAAAGAAGTAAAAAGTAAATTCCCTTATATTGCCCGACTCTACACTGTAGCTGATCTTGGCGGTTGGAGTGGTGTCCAGAAGAAATTCTTTGCAGATGGTGCGATTTTTGATAAAATTCAACGGGGAAGACGCTAA
- a CDS encoding sulfate ABC transporter substrate-binding protein, whose translation MNLWQQSLKRVQLGFSPNSLKGFISLFLVGTVLSVSLAACSGTNTRNLPSATTDTGKKQNVELTLVSFAVTKAAHAAIIPKFVEKWQKEHNQTVVFKQSYGGSGSQTRAVVDGLEADIVHLALALDTQKIEKAGLIQPGWEKKFPNNGIVSKSVAALVTREGNPKGIKNWADLAKDNVKLITADPKTSGVARWNFLALWNSVIKTGGDETKAIDFVTKVYKNVPVLTKDAREATDAFFKQGQGDALINYENEIVLAKDKGEKTNYILPDINISIDNPIAVVDKNVDKHGNREVAEAFVKYLFTPEAQREFAKVGFRPVDETVAKSKEFADKYPQIKTLGTVQELGGWDAVQKKFFNDGAIFDQIQAKNKQ comes from the coding sequence ATGAATTTGTGGCAACAATCACTTAAAAGAGTACAACTTGGGTTCAGTCCCAATTCTCTCAAAGGCTTTATATCACTTTTCTTAGTAGGGACAGTATTAAGTGTATCTCTTGCTGCTTGCTCTGGGACAAACACCAGGAATTTACCTAGTGCAACTACTGATACGGGTAAAAAACAGAATGTAGAATTAACCCTTGTATCCTTTGCTGTCACCAAAGCTGCTCACGCCGCTATTATTCCCAAATTTGTGGAAAAATGGCAAAAGGAACATAACCAAACTGTAGTATTTAAACAAAGCTATGGTGGTTCTGGTTCGCAAACTCGTGCGGTGGTTGATGGTTTAGAAGCAGATATTGTTCATCTAGCTCTGGCTTTAGATACGCAAAAAATTGAAAAAGCGGGATTAATTCAGCCTGGGTGGGAGAAAAAATTTCCTAATAATGGTATTGTTTCTAAGTCTGTTGCAGCTTTAGTAACTCGTGAAGGCAACCCCAAAGGGATTAAGAATTGGGCTGATTTAGCCAAAGATAATGTTAAACTAATTACCGCAGATCCGAAAACTTCTGGGGTAGCGCGGTGGAATTTTCTCGCCCTTTGGAATTCAGTCATTAAAACTGGTGGAGATGAAACTAAAGCTATTGATTTTGTGACCAAAGTTTATAAAAATGTCCCTGTATTAACCAAAGATGCTCGTGAAGCTACAGACGCATTTTTTAAACAAGGTCAAGGTGATGCTTTGATTAACTATGAAAATGAAATTGTTTTGGCAAAAGACAAGGGTGAAAAAACAAATTACATTCTTCCTGATATAAATATCTCCATTGATAATCCTATTGCTGTTGTGGATAAAAATGTTGATAAACATGGTAATCGTGAAGTAGCAGAAGCTTTTGTTAAATATTTGTTTACCCCCGAAGCACAACGGGAATTTGCTAAAGTAGGATTTCGTCCTGTAGATGAAACAGTAGCTAAGAGTAAAGAATTTGCTGACAAATATCCCCAAATAAAAACTTTAGGTACAGTTCAAGAATTAGGTGGTTGGGATGCTGTTCAGAAAAAGTTCTTTAATGATGGGGCAATTTTTGACCAAATTCAAGCTAAAAATAAACAGTAA
- the cysT gene encoding sulfate ABC transporter permease subunit CysT, giving the protein MTESAAVQTHIKPPIWKVFVDNLIHLPWTWRITLGYLTVMLFIPIMAMFLKAGTVAPAKFWEIATSELALATYNVTFVTSLFAALLNGVFGTLIAWVLVRYDFPLKRIIDATVDLPFALPTSVAGLTLATVYSENGWLGSLLAPMGIKVSFTRLGVGVAMIFISLPFIVRTVQPVLQEMESEIEEAAWSLGASEWQTFWKVILPPLFPTILTGVALGFSRAVGEYGSTVIISSNTPYKDLIAPVLIFQRLEQYDYAGATVIGVVLLGISLVMLLAINFLQAWARRYDNR; this is encoded by the coding sequence ATGACTGAATCTGCGGCTGTACAAACTCATATTAAACCTCCCATTTGGAAGGTATTTGTAGATAATTTGATTCATCTTCCTTGGACTTGGCGGATTACTTTGGGATATCTAACTGTGATGTTATTTATTCCGATTATGGCGATGTTTCTCAAAGCTGGTACGGTAGCTCCTGCGAAGTTTTGGGAAATTGCCACCAGCGAGTTAGCATTAGCAACTTATAATGTTACCTTTGTGACTTCATTATTTGCAGCTTTGCTGAATGGTGTGTTTGGAACTTTGATTGCTTGGGTATTAGTGCGTTACGATTTTCCTTTGAAACGGATTATTGATGCCACAGTAGATTTACCCTTCGCTTTGCCAACATCTGTCGCAGGTTTAACACTGGCAACAGTTTACAGTGAGAATGGTTGGTTGGGTTCATTGTTAGCACCAATGGGGATTAAGGTATCTTTTACTCGGTTGGGAGTTGGGGTAGCAATGATATTTATATCTTTACCCTTTATCGTCAGAACTGTGCAACCTGTTCTGCAAGAAATGGAATCGGAAATTGAAGAAGCGGCTTGGAGTTTAGGTGCTTCTGAATGGCAAACTTTCTGGAAAGTGATTTTACCGCCTTTATTTCCAACAATTTTAACTGGTGTCGCTTTGGGTTTTTCCCGCGCAGTTGGTGAATATGGTTCAACAGTCATTATTTCTTCTAATACACCCTATAAAGATTTGATTGCACCTGTGTTAATTTTCCAGCGGTTGGAACAATATGACTATGCTGGTGCAACTGTAATTGGTGTGGTTTTATTAGGAATTTCTTTGGTAATGTTATTAGCAATTAATTTCTTACAAGCTTGGGCAAGAAGATATGACAATAGATAA
- the cysW gene encoding sulfate ABC transporter permease subunit CysW: MTIDKVKRPKKQSWVPAVLIGIAIAYLFLVQYIPAINVFFEAFKKGTGPFLSNLAKPEFLHAAWLTLLLAAISIPVNAVFGLCAAWAIARHKFPGRAIVLSIIDLPFSISPVVAGLMIVLLYGRQGWFGPWLQAHDIKIVFAFPGMLMATAFVSMPFVAREVIPVLEEFGKDQEEAARTLGANDWQTFWRVTLPSIRWGLLYGLILTNARAMGEFGAVSVVSGNIANTTQTLPLFVEDAYKQYETEAAFSAAVLLAFLAVITLILKEIIERKTEIKEVE, translated from the coding sequence ATGACAATAGATAAAGTTAAAAGACCAAAAAAACAGAGTTGGGTACCGGCAGTTTTAATTGGGATTGCGATCGCTTACCTATTTCTGGTTCAATATATTCCAGCTATTAATGTTTTTTTTGAAGCTTTCAAAAAGGGAACTGGACCATTTTTATCTAACCTGGCAAAACCGGAATTTCTCCACGCAGCTTGGTTAACCCTGTTACTGGCTGCTATTTCTATCCCTGTAAATGCCGTATTTGGATTATGTGCGGCTTGGGCGATCGCTCGACATAAATTCCCTGGACGCGCTATAGTTCTCAGTATCATTGATTTGCCCTTTTCCATCTCCCCAGTCGTCGCCGGGTTAATGATAGTCTTATTGTACGGGAGACAGGGCTGGTTTGGTCCTTGGCTACAAGCCCATGATATTAAAATTGTCTTTGCTTTTCCAGGGATGCTTATGGCTACCGCTTTTGTGAGTATGCCTTTTGTGGCCAGAGAAGTAATTCCTGTCTTAGAAGAATTTGGCAAAGATCAGGAAGAAGCTGCCAGAACATTAGGTGCAAACGATTGGCAAACTTTTTGGCGGGTAACTTTACCGAGTATTCGTTGGGGGTTACTCTACGGTTTAATCTTGACAAATGCCAGAGCCATGGGTGAATTTGGTGCAGTTTCTGTGGTATCTGGTAACATTGCCAATACAACCCAGACTTTACCATTATTTGTGGAAGATGCTTACAAACAATATGAAACAGAAGCTGCTTTTTCTGCTGCTGTATTGTTAGCATTTCTGGCAGTTATCACCTTGATTCTGAAGGAAATCATAGAACGAAAAACCGAAATTAAAGAAGTTGAATAA
- a CDS encoding NIL domain-containing protein: MSSENTLINKRIRVRIPQDHHQEPVISRLVSEYGLTVNIKAAILGQDAVGDGWFDLDLQGTNGQIQNGLTYLQELKLQVWDENSISDW; encoded by the coding sequence ATGAGTAGTGAAAATACCCTGATAAACAAGCGAATTCGCGTCAGAATTCCCCAAGATCATCATCAAGAACCTGTAATTTCTCGCCTAGTTTCAGAATATGGCTTGACTGTGAATATCAAAGCCGCAATTCTCGGACAGGATGCTGTAGGTGATGGTTGGTTTGATTTAGATTTACAAGGAACAAATGGACAAATTCAAAATGGGTTAACCTATTTACAAGAATTGAAATTGCAAGTTTGGGATGAAAATAGCATTAGTGATTGGTGA
- a CDS encoding tetratricopeptide repeat protein has product MIQRFIFIITTIIVWHLCISNTLAKEKKIEDLDKFPPSPLEITITDPILPNLPDKRELTLTELQKLKTDLDGLNQEAQVTLQGEDKKKAFEIWNRELRLRRFLGTLSEVEALSRVGEIAWNQNEREQVRYISQRLQVIQSEIGKQKSTDLQLWQSLGKAYQKIRFPKLGILAYEQILILVKQQQDSSGEMETLKNIGELHLSWFDYPQAANTYQKLLNLAINQGDKTNELGYLQQLAYIYSQGKQPQAAIDILNKLVQVYTREQNLSQIPALKLAIAANYESLAQKDPNLKQQAFDNYQAAYTGAWQLEQYAKAGEALEKLITFYRSQKQIDAALQTSQILIETQTLANNSYGLMSAYDQIGDLYLERQESTQALTAFQKGLEIAQQLKYQELYFTQKIEKLKPEIKM; this is encoded by the coding sequence ATGATACAGCGTTTTATTTTCATCATTACTACTATCATTGTCTGGCATTTATGTATTTCTAACACATTAGCCAAAGAAAAAAAAATTGAAGATTTGGATAAGTTTCCTCCTAGTCCCTTAGAAATAACTATAACTGACCCAATATTGCCAAATTTACCAGATAAACGGGAATTAACATTAACAGAATTGCAAAAATTAAAGACGGATTTAGATGGATTAAATCAAGAGGCACAGGTGACACTACAAGGAGAAGATAAAAAGAAAGCCTTTGAGATTTGGAATCGTGAACTACGATTGAGACGCTTTTTAGGCACATTGTCTGAGGTGGAAGCGTTATCAAGAGTGGGAGAAATCGCTTGGAATCAAAATGAACGGGAACAGGTGCGATATATTAGTCAGCGATTACAAGTAATTCAAAGCGAGATAGGAAAACAAAAAAGTACCGATTTACAATTATGGCAATCCCTGGGGAAAGCTTATCAAAAAATCCGGTTTCCTAAATTGGGAATATTGGCTTATGAACAAATTTTGATCTTAGTAAAACAACAACAAGATTCATCTGGAGAAATGGAGACTTTAAAAAATATTGGAGAATTACATTTAAGTTGGTTTGATTATCCCCAAGCTGCTAATACTTACCAAAAACTGTTAAATTTGGCAATTAATCAGGGTGATAAAACTAATGAATTAGGATATTTACAACAGTTAGCTTATATCTATTCCCAAGGAAAACAACCACAAGCAGCAATAGATATATTAAATAAATTAGTCCAAGTTTATACTCGTGAACAAAATTTGAGTCAAATTCCAGCTTTGAAATTAGCGATAGCTGCAAATTATGAATCTCTAGCTCAAAAAGATCCCAATTTAAAACAACAGGCTTTTGATAATTATCAAGCAGCTTATACTGGTGCATGGCAATTAGAACAATACGCTAAAGCTGGAGAAGCATTAGAGAAATTAATTACTTTTTATCGTTCACAAAAACAAATAGATGCAGCTTTACAAACTAGCCAAATTCTCATAGAAACACAAACATTAGCTAACAATTCTTATGGTTTAATGTCAGCTTATGACCAAATTGGTGACTTATATTTAGAACGCCAAGAATCTACACAAGCATTAACAGCATTTCAGAAAGGATTAGAAATAGCTCAACAACTTAAATATCAAGAATTATACTTTACTCAAAAAATTGAAAAGTTAAAACCTGAGATAAAAATGTAG
- a CDS encoding RNA-guided endonuclease InsQ/TnpB family protein, translating to MLVFEFKAYGKSVQLTAIDDAIRTAQFIRNSCIRLWMDIQGIGKNDLQKYCAVLAANFPFANELNSMARQSSAERAWASITRFYNNCKKGIPGLKGYPQFQKDCRSVEYKTSGWKLALNRKSITFTDKKGIGRLKLKGTRDLHFYQINQIKRVRLVKRADGYYCQFCIDVNRQENIEPSGNTIGLDVGLKEYYTDSHGVMVENPKFLRIGEKVLKRSQRRVSRKVKGSKNRGKARQVLGKRHLKISRKRKDHAIKLARCVVQSNDLIAYEDLRIKNMVKNHCLAKSINDASWYQFRVWLEYFGKVFKRVTVAVNPQYTSAVCSSCGEVVKKTLSTRTHVCQCGCVMDRDENAARNILSGGLSTVGHTGTFMLDMSNALGDESSTQAGEILSEQVMSLIQESPRL from the coding sequence ATGCTAGTTTTTGAGTTTAAAGCTTACGGAAAATCAGTTCAGTTAACAGCAATAGATGACGCGATTCGGACTGCTCAGTTCATTCGTAATAGCTGCATTCGGCTATGGATGGATATTCAAGGTATAGGTAAAAACGACTTGCAGAAATATTGTGCTGTACTTGCGGCTAATTTCCCTTTTGCTAATGAACTCAATTCAATGGCTAGACAATCTTCTGCTGAACGAGCATGGGCTTCTATCACTCGGTTTTATAATAATTGCAAGAAAGGCATTCCTGGTTTAAAGGGATATCCTCAATTCCAAAAAGATTGTCGTTCTGTTGAATACAAAACATCAGGATGGAAGCTGGCTTTAAATCGTAAATCCATCACTTTCACTGATAAAAAAGGCATTGGTCGGTTAAAACTCAAAGGGACTCGTGACCTCCATTTCTACCAAATCAACCAAATAAAACGGGTAAGATTGGTAAAACGGGCTGATGGTTATTATTGTCAATTTTGTATTGATGTCAACCGTCAAGAAAATATAGAACCATCGGGAAATACAATTGGTTTAGATGTAGGTTTGAAAGAATACTACACTGATTCTCATGGGGTGATGGTTGAGAATCCAAAATTTCTGCGTATTGGGGAAAAGGTTCTTAAACGTTCACAACGCCGTGTTTCCAGAAAAGTCAAAGGTTCAAAAAATCGGGGCAAAGCTAGACAGGTTTTAGGAAAACGCCACCTCAAAATAAGTAGGAAACGTAAAGACCATGCTATTAAATTAGCACGGTGCGTAGTTCAGTCTAACGACTTGATAGCCTATGAAGATTTGAGAATTAAAAACATGGTGAAAAATCATTGTTTAGCTAAGTCAATAAACGACGCATCTTGGTATCAGTTTCGTGTCTGGCTTGAATATTTTGGCAAAGTATTTAAGAGAGTCACGGTGGCGGTAAATCCACAATATACAAGTGCTGTTTGCTCTAGCTGTGGTGAAGTTGTTAAGAAAACTCTATCTACGAGGACACACGTTTGTCAGTGTGGGTGTGTGATGGATAGAGATGAGAATGCAGCTAGAAATATCCTTAGTGGAGGATTGAGTACCGTAGGGCATACGGGAACTTTCATGCTAGACATGAGCAACGCTTTAGGAGATGAGTCCTCTACTCAGGCTGGAGAGATCCTGTCTGAGCAAGTCATGTCTTTGATTCAAGAATCCCCGCGTCTTTAG
- a CDS encoding phosphate ABC transporter ATP-binding protein, producing the protein MSKIIPAISVRNFSFYYNKQKILENLSMDIPQNKIIAIMGPSGCGKSTFLKSLNRMSDLEGEVQTQGKIEFFGQNIYERRINLNRLRRQISTIYSKPNLFPMSSYDNVAYGVKLIGWRPKSELDEIVELALKSADIWEEVKNKLYKPALELSCGQQQRLCIARALAVKPQVILMDELCCGLDPITTTKIEELIECLRSELTIIFISQNIQQVSRLADFTALFQYNENHVGQLREFASTKKVLAQATDYRIRDYAGSYSR; encoded by the coding sequence ATGAGTAAAATAATTCCCGCCATAAGTGTCAGAAACTTTAGTTTTTACTACAATAAGCAAAAAATTCTGGAAAATCTGTCAATGGATATTCCCCAAAATAAAATTATTGCCATTATGGGACCTAGTGGTTGCGGGAAATCTACTTTTTTGAAGTCTCTCAACCGTATGAGTGACTTAGAGGGAGAAGTCCAAACCCAAGGAAAAATCGAATTTTTTGGGCAAAATATTTATGAACGGCGGATTAATCTCAATCGTCTCCGTCGTCAAATTAGTACAATTTACTCCAAACCCAATCTTTTTCCTATGAGCAGTTATGATAACGTTGCTTACGGTGTAAAATTAATTGGCTGGCGACCAAAATCAGAATTAGATGAAATTGTCGAGTTAGCTCTTAAATCTGCGGATATTTGGGAAGAAGTCAAAAATAAGCTCTATAAACCAGCTTTGGAACTCTCTTGTGGACAACAACAAAGGTTGTGCATTGCTCGCGCTTTAGCCGTTAAACCTCAAGTTATTCTGATGGATGAGCTTTGTTGTGGACTTGATCCCATTACCACCACAAAAATTGAAGAACTAATTGAGTGTTTGCGTTCTGAACTGACAATTATATTTATCTCTCAAAACATCCAGCAAGTCTCTCGTCTCGCAGATTTTACAGCTTTATTTCAATACAATGAAAATCATGTTGGACAATTACGAGAATTTGCATCAACTAAAAAAGTTTTAGCTCAAGCCACAGATTATCGTATCCGCGATTACGCTGGTAGTTATTCCCGATAA
- a CDS encoding NUDIX hydrolase, with protein sequence MPLGRELPQLLKQHLFYKGRKFNFEVNRLRLPNKSEGEWECIRHPGGALAIPITAEGKLVLVRQYRFAVQGRLLEFPAGTVEPNEDPLETVKREIEEETGYHARQWDKLGEFFLAPGYSDEIIYAFIARDLEKLETPPEQDEDEDIETVLLTPEELEKAILAGESVDAKSIASFFLLRSFLK encoded by the coding sequence ATGCCATTAGGTAGAGAATTACCACAGTTGCTGAAGCAACACTTATTTTATAAAGGACGCAAATTTAACTTTGAAGTTAATCGTTTGCGTTTACCCAACAAATCTGAAGGGGAATGGGAATGTATTCGTCATCCCGGCGGTGCTTTGGCTATACCCATAACCGCAGAAGGTAAGCTTGTACTTGTGCGTCAATATCGGTTTGCAGTCCAGGGAAGACTGTTAGAATTTCCAGCGGGAACTGTAGAACCCAATGAAGATCCTTTAGAAACAGTTAAACGGGAAATTGAAGAAGAAACTGGTTATCATGCTCGTCAGTGGGATAAGTTAGGAGAGTTTTTTCTTGCTCCTGGTTATTCCGATGAAATTATCTATGCTTTTATTGCTAGAGATTTAGAAAAGCTGGAAACACCACCAGAACAAGATGAAGATGAAGACATAGAAACAGTATTATTAACTCCTGAAGAATTGGAAAAAGCCATTTTGGCAGGAGAATCTGTAGATGCTAAATCTATTGCTAGTTTTTTCCTGTTGCGTTCATTTTTAAAGTAG
- the folK gene encoding 2-amino-4-hydroxy-6-hydroxymethyldihydropteridine diphosphokinase produces the protein MLNNAARTAIALGSNIGNSQGILAGALEALAQTSGITIEAKSSWYRTKAIGPTQPDYLNGCAILLVQMSPQTLLEQLLTIEQKFGRERQEHWGPRTLDLDLLLYDDLILHQPNLQIPHPRMTERAFVLVPLVEIAPDWIDPISQRVIRDLLLEIDTNDVHLL, from the coding sequence ATGCTAAACAATGCGGCTAGAACTGCGATCGCTCTCGGTAGTAACATTGGCAATTCCCAAGGCATTTTAGCAGGAGCTTTAGAAGCTTTAGCTCAAACATCCGGGATAACTATAGAAGCCAAATCGAGTTGGTATCGAACTAAAGCCATAGGACCAACTCAGCCTGATTACTTAAATGGTTGCGCGATCTTACTTGTGCAAATGTCACCACAGACTTTATTAGAACAACTACTAACAATTGAACAAAAGTTTGGGCGTGAGCGTCAGGAGCATTGGGGGCCACGCACCCTAGATTTAGATTTGTTATTATATGATGACTTAATTTTACATCAGCCAAACCTGCAAATTCCCCATCCCCGCATGACTGAACGAGCTTTTGTTTTAGTTCCTTTAGTCGAAATTGCTCCAGATTGGATAGATCCTATATCTCAAAGAGTAATTCGAGATTTACTGCTAGAGATAGACACGAATGATGTACATTTATTGTAG